The following are encoded together in the Lytechinus variegatus isolate NC3 chromosome 19, Lvar_3.0, whole genome shotgun sequence genome:
- the LOC121405681 gene encoding galactosylceramide sulfotransferase-like: protein MRTKLRYVFLIGTAVLVMCFIYLHSGLKQPDIDAGGIDADSAQRRKPAYVNNGRQDHIYHRRQDNDPMDNQGLEVEYDRDNRDKEDVGGDEESNQPSDEGDEKGGAAGDTLPRPDTILDDGPAKEEKVEDRRRTESKGKLTFKGVAPDDDPIARFHWNRKNPGAEQVVPPVGLAPGKCTPKTNITFLKVHKTGSSTVQNIFLRYGDQHSLSFVLPVQGHHLGYPNFFEKKHMLKVKNDVYNIYCHHSRFSNDVREVMPPNSVFISILRDPVKVFESAFTYFKLDMRMKMAGNKDAMKLFMDNPNKFYNDFPNKIHSRNGMLYDFGVQLSQFDDLTFISRAISMINDQFHLIMIAEYFDESLILLKELLCWKMEDVIVFSQNARNVDSVQSVDNDMRTKIQSWNSGDMLLYNFFNKTLWEKIERYGHERMKRDKAELKRKTKSLFDNCISTSTAPREKGDFKVWQPPGVNINAFVLRPEAKGNKLCENMIKPEIQYTMELKVKQFPEMNFNTRVKNKRVPSNMMGGFKRS, encoded by the exons ATGAGGACGAAATTGCGATACGTTTTCCTGATAGGAACCGCTGTCCTGGTGATGTGTTTCATCTACCTACATTCTGGTTTAAAACAACCCGATATTGATGCGGGAGGAATAGATGCTGACTCGGCGCAGAGAAG GAAACCAGCCTATGTTAACAATGGAAGGCAGGACCACATTTACCACAGGAGACAAGACAATGACCCGATGGACAACCAAGGTCTGGAGGTCGAATATGACCGAGACAACCGGGACAAAGAAGATGTAGGAGGTGACGAAGAAAGCAACCAACCCTCAGATGAAGGAGACGAGAAGGGTGGAGCTGCAGGGGATACACTACCAAGACCAGACACTATTCTAGATGATGGTCCAGCAAAGGAGGAGAAGGTGGAGGATCGCCGGAGGACAGAATCGAAGGGGAAGCTGACTTTCAAAGGAGTGGCTCCTGATGATGATCCAATCGCACGGTTCCATTGGAACCGCAAAAACCCTGGAGCTGAGCAGGTGGTGCCTCCGGTTGGTTTGGCTCCAGGGAAGTGCACACCGAAGACTAACATCACCTTCCTCAAGGTCCATAAGACGGGCAGCAGTACGGTGCAGAATATATTCCTTCGGTACGGTGACCAACACTCCTTGTCCTTTGTTCTTCCGGTGCAGGGCCATCACCTCGGGTATCCTAATTTCTTTGAGAAAAAGCACATGCTCAAGGTCAAGAATGATGTCTACAACATCTACTGTCATCATTCCCGCTTCAGCAACGATGTCCGAGAGGTCATGCCGCCGAATTCCGTCTTCATCAGCATCCTTCGCGACCCAGTCAAGGTTTTTGAGAGTGCTTTCACCTACTTCAAGCTCGACATGCGGATGAAGATGGCTGGCAACAAGGATGCGATGAAACTCTTCATGGACAACCCGAACAAGTTCTACAACGACTTTCCCAACAAGATACACTCGCGGAACGGGATGCTCTATGACTTTGGCGTTCAGCTGTCGCAATTCGATGACCTAACGTTTATCAGTCGTGCAATATCCATGATAAACGATCAGTTCCATTTGATCATGATTGCGGAGTACTTTGACGAGTCTTTGATCCTCCTGAAAGAGCTTCTTTGTTGGAAGATGGAAGATGTGATAGTTTTCAGCCAAAACGCAAGAAACGTTGATTCGGTGCAGTCTGTCGACAATGACATGCGCACTAAAATCCAGTCATGGAACTCTGGCGATATGCTCCTTTATAACTTCTTCAACAAAACGCTGTGGGAAAAAATAGAGAGGTATGGTCATGAGCGGATGAAGCGGGACAAAGCAGagttaaaaagaaaaaccaaGTCTCTTTTTGATAATTGTATTTCAACAAGTACTGCCCCAAGAGAAAAGGGGGATTTTAAGGTTTGGCAGCCTCCGGGCGTCAACATCAATGCCTTTGTCTTGCGCCCCGAGGCCAAGGGAAATAAACTATGTGAGAACATGATTAAACCTGAAATACAATATACCATGGAGCTGAAAGTGAAACAGTTCCCGGAAATGAACTTTAATACTAGGGTTAAGAATAAACGAGTCCCGTCTAACATGATGGGGGGATTCAAAAGATCTTGA